Proteins from a single region of Apostichopus japonicus isolate 1M-3 chromosome 21, ASM3797524v1, whole genome shotgun sequence:
- the LOC139963039 gene encoding uncharacterized protein produces MTDCSIGRLLAAFLLTTIVVICAGQTRTGQIDPEFVHQIPGMTGSRRTIFSCSFPVTGNYVLSWAVNGIAISNSTNVFIAEYENVYTVITSQTFGTILGSNVPWEHHLYNFTCQLYDSDEFVTNSQITPTFESAMATLKVTNRPSESDPICQLELREEENEQPLIEVNCCVELTREALLVSLVQGTVRWYRNKTEYVDDLDKRRHHCFKHTVYGSALSTGAFECILESPTFHSEQRCTFQSFKPQITYSHVEQDRVDLVCSYEAADIVGYTWSVDKDIEYQLSEDRKHFSTLNKDKRSVTVSCTVFTTSGYGVAKLQIIAEKQVGPRLADQRIVIIVGCVLLGIILLLFFIIVAYLIVIRGICFCFRPPDRYSERDLRRMQLERESKAHFRTLHNSTSHEAVQLVIPNGGHRYHAAAAAADEDTPPVPGGNAQYSSHLLDYADLDHGNTPSDDLEDSPAPPQRADNTKVEYADILKPPTTSLRDMS; encoded by the coding sequence ATGACAGACTGTTCAATTGGAAGGCTTCTAGCAGCCTTCCTGTTAACGACTATAGTTGTAATTTGTGCGGGGCAAACCAGAACTGGTCAAATCGATCCCGAGTTCGTGCATCAGATACCGGGAATGACCGGCAGCCGAAGAACCATATTCAGTTGTAGTTTTCCAGTGACTGGTAACTACGTGCTTTCATGGGCAGTCAATGGTATTGCTATCAGCAACTCCACAAATGTATTCATTGCGGAATATGAGAACGTTTACACAGTCATCACATCACAGACATTTGGTACAATACTAGGTTCAAACGTTCCCTGGGAACACCATCTTTATAATTTTACTTGCCAGCTGTACGACAGCGACGAATTTGTAACGAACAGTCAAATCACGCCTACTTTTGAATCCGCAATGGCCACTCTGAAGGTTACCAACAGACCCTCGGAATCCGATCCAATCTGTCAACTAGAACTGAGAGAGGAAGAAAACGAGCAGCCACTTATAGAGGTTAACTGTTGTGTGGAACTCACGCGCGAGGCATTGTTGGTGTCTCTGGTACAGGGGACGGTCAGGTGGTACCGCAATAAGACAGAGTACGTCGACGACTTGGACAAACGCAGGCATCACTGCTTCAAACACACAGTGTATGGAAGTGCCTTGAGTACCGGCGCATTTGAATGCATCCTGGAGAGCCCCACGTTCCATTCGGAACAACGTTGCACTTTTCAGTCCTTCAAGCCACAGATAACCTATTCGCACGTCGAGCAGGACCGCGTCGACCTGGTCTGCTCCTACGAGGCAGCCGATATCGTCGGGTACACGTGGTCTGTGGACAAAGATATCGAGTACCAGCTGTCCGAGGACAGAAAACATTTTTCCACCCTCAACAAAGATAAGAGAAGTGTCACTGTGTCTTGCACGGTTTTTACTACGAGCGGCTACGGCGTGGCGAAGCTCCAGATAATCGCGGAGAAACAGGTCGGACCGAGACTGGCAGACCAACGCATCGTAATAATCGTAGGCTGCGTTTTACTCGGCATAATTCTGCTCCTCTTCTTCATCATCGTCGCCTACCTCATAGTTATACGCGGCATCTGTTTCTGCTTCCGTCCTCCGGACAGATACAGCGAGCGCGACCTCCGTAGGATGCAGCTGGAGAGAGAGAGCAAAGCGCATTTCAGGACGCTTCATAATAGTACCTCCCACGAGGCGGTGCAGCTAGTCATACCAAACGGAGGCCACCGGTACCACGCGGCCGCCGCGGCTGCAGATGAAGACACGCCACCAGTACCGGGTGGCAACGCGCAATATAGTTCCCATCTCTTGGACTACGCCGACCTCGACCACGGTAACACCCCGTCGGATGACCTGGAAGATTCACCAGCGCCACCTCAGAGAGCCGATAACACCAAGGTCGAATATGCAGACATTCTGAAGCCACCCACCACGTCTTTGCGGGACATGAGCTGA